The following coding sequences are from one Anabas testudineus chromosome 16, fAnaTes1.2, whole genome shotgun sequence window:
- the ibtk gene encoding inhibitor of Bruton tyrosine kinase codes for MFDGWTAAREERLYNSKGRGVTEDSAELKMSLAPPDCTPKCRSQQHADQVVAALTGGTEGKLRAFLISHCHNAATLRDAFGRTALHLAASLGKKALLEWLLDSKNADLTAKDKESGWTALHRSAFYGQIHCLIPLVKHGGLLSTQDKEGLSVLDLTMKDRPAHVVFKNTDPTEVYTWGNNTNFSLGHGNQESRQHPELVDVFARTGVYIKQVVLCKFHSVFLSQKGQVFTCGHGQGGRLGHGDEQTYLVPRMVECLMSHHCSQVAAAKDHTVVLTEEGYVYTFGLNTFHQLGLAPPPAAAHVPKQVCSKMLKGRTVIGVAAGKFHTVLWTREAVYTMGLNGGQLGYLLDPNGEKCVTAPRQVSALHHKDVTVAMAAASDGATVVVTEKGDVYLLADYQCKKMASRQLNIKKVLVSGGSLDHRVVPQILNEGGGEKVAILALDEAGRVFCWRSSGTSVRQCRWAYGRQVFMSDIALSKNSMMFVTQEGEGFGGVWAGEYKKYGEKKDINVEVSGHSDAGTLYERIRLEKLPYVHRAVSITMDSKGRNFGVLQADPKTSLYEIPSISPSSFSQHFRSLLDEADEMDSIHDVTLQAGDRTFPAHKYILSMRSDFFRKQFMSEQCGNDEELDKEVRKSEDALGCDLLIFEKIPPDMLEYALQFIYTDSCEVLVHGSRPRVSGILTGQNKDSEQERLITSLQDLGLRGRSALEVYRSLPAATKGDGDKAKSKGSKPGKKGKGGKAERAGANEGGVNPVKTLQGVAKKLGLGSLSARLDGVKYENGKINVINKKTGNKPKFYQKKCSYLCDVTLKSEDGKEFPCHKSVLCARLEYFNSMLGNHWIEATSCTALEMPTSSEILQVILEYIYTDESPTIKESLNVEFVCNVLVVADQLLITRLKEMCEVVITENLTLKNAAELLEFSTMYNAEQLKLSCLQFIVLNMSALLESKALDILSDEVLVELSAAYRRMIPAMQKRIITPYPGAPDLSVYEDEDLDTAFSPKPETELDHSCREILLKKAKMKAKKKPRRRSDSSGGYTLSDIIQSPPAAVVSPFLMKSSKVNSTESLQELLTSDSEGSNMGVGSPRDMQSPVFHDRAEDEKVFSQGLKTPPSTPTSLRNVLPTLPNSTPQSIPKVLPCPVRPPPVLDLRTIMDMEANSVQTLGATPKSPGSVGASIKHSPVPAKLSQKQRKMLAMANKEASGETTASKSAATVTPSKSSGKAWATAVQSPPFSHSFRALLEEEERRLIKAEQVGTQRSHGAQGLPVTPSAAARRVTFKSAEGSELERPTGPWVLGAMGSPPRSSLVTFASIVEEEKQQEAALMRSREKPLALIQIEERAIQDLLFHYKARDNPDELIVVERSSRGPMAAPTWNKH; via the exons ATGTTTGATGGTTGGACTGCTGCAAGAGAAG AAAGACTTTATAATTCTAAAGGAAGAGGGGTCACTGAAGATTCTGCAGAGCTCAAGATGAGTCTGGCACCACCAGACTGCACCCCAAAATGCCGCTCACAGCAGCATGCAGACCAGGTGGTCGCAGCACTTACAGGTGGCACTGAGGGGAAACTGCGTGCATTCTTGATTTCACACTGCCATAATGCGGCCACCCTGCGGGATGCCTTTGGTCGCACAGCCCTGCACTTGGCAGCTTCACTGGGAAAAAAGGCCCTGCTGGAGTGGTTGTTGGACAGTAAGAATGCTGACCTCACAGCGAAGGATAAGGAATCGGGCTGGACTGCTCTGCATCGCAGTGCTTTCTACGGACAGATCCATTGTCTCATACCTCTTGTTAAG catGGTGGACTTCTTTCCACTCAAGACAAGGAGGGTCTGTCTGTCCTGGACCTTACAATGAAGGACCGACCAGCACATGTTGTGTTCAAAAACACTG ACCCAACCGAAGTATACACATGGGGAAACAATACTAATTTCAGCCTCGGCCATGGTAATCAGGAGAGCCGACAGCACCCTGAGCTTGTGGATGTCTTTGCCAGGACTGGAGTTTACATAAAGCAG GTGGTCCTTTGTAAGTTCCACTCTGTGTTCCTGTCTCAGAAAGGGCAGGTGTTCACATGTGGACATGGACAAGGAGGGCGACTTGGTCATGGAGACGAACAGACATATCTG GTTCCTCGAATGGTGGAGTGCCTCATGTCCCATCACTGCTCCCAGGTGGCAGCAGCTAAAGACCACACTGTGGTGCTGACAGAAGAAGGATACGTTTACACTTTTGGCCTCAACACCTTCCACCAGCTAGGTCtggctcctcctcctgctgcagcacatGTGCCTAAGCAG gtgTGCTCCAAGATGCTCAAGGGCAGGACAGTGATTGGAGTTGCAGCGGGAAAGTTTCACACGGTACTGTGGACTAGGGAGGCTGTCTACACAATGGGACTAAACGGAGGTCAGCTAG GTTACCTATTGGACCCTAATGGGGAGAAGTGTGTGACAGCCCCCCGGCAGGTATCAGCTCTGCACCACAAAGATGTCACCGTAGCCATGGCTGCAGCTAGTGATGGAGCAACAGTAGTTGTGACTGAGAAAGGGGACGTCTACCTGTTGGCTGACTACCAGTGCAAGAAAATGGCTTCAAG gCAGCTCAACATCAAGAAGGTTCTGGTCAGTGGTGGCAGTCTGGACCACCGTGTGGTTCCACAGATCCTGAATGAGGGAGGAGGGGAAAAGGTGGCCATTTTGGCGTTAGATGAAGCTGGGAGG GTGTTTTGCTGGCGTTCCTCCGGCACCTCGGTGAGACAGTGCCGGTGGGCGTACGGACGTCAGGTTTTCATGTCGGACATAGCTCTCAGCAAGAACAGCATGATGTTTGTGACTCAGGAGGGGGAGGGCTTCGGCGGTGTGTGGGCTGGTGAATATAAGAAGTATGGTGAAAAGAAAG ATATCAATGTGGAGGTTTCTGGCCATTCAGATGCTGGGACACTTTACGAGCGAATCCGCCTTGAGAAACTCCCTTATGTCCACAGAGCTGTCAGCATCACCATGGATTCAAAAGGCCGCAATTTTGGAGTTCTTCAGGCCGACCCCAAAACCAG CTTGTATGAGATTCCCAGCATTTCTCCATCGTCCTTCTCCCAACACTTCCGGAGCCTTCTGGATGAGGCAGATGAAATGGACAGCATCCACGATGTGACTCTTCAGGCCGGTGATCGCACCTTCCCGGCTCACAAGTACATCCTGTCCATGAGGTCTGACTTTTTCCGGAAACAGTTCATGTCCGAGCAATGTGGGAATGATGAGGAACTTGATAAGGAAGTGAGGAAGAGCGAAGATGCTCTGGGTTGCGATTTACTTATTTTCGAAAAAATTCCACCGGACATGCTGGAATACGCCCTGCAGTTCATCTACACAGACTCCTGTGAGGTGCTGGTGCATGGGTCCAGGCCAAGAGTTTCAGGGATCCTGACAGGACAGAACAAG GACTCAGAGCAGGAGAGGCTTATCACCAGCCTGCAGGACTTGGGCCTGAGAGGTCGCTCAGCCCTCGAGGTATACCGCTCCCTTCCTGCTGCAACCAAAGGAGATGGTGACAAGGCCAAGAGCAAGGGCTCCAAGCCTGGCAAGAAGGGGAAAGGAGGCAAAGCTGAAAGGGCCGGAGCCAACGAGGGGGGAGTCAACCCTGTGAAAACCTTACAGGGTGTTGCGAAAAAACTCGGCCTGGGCAGCCTGTCTGCACG ACTGGACGGAGTCAAATATGAAAATGGAAAGATCAACGTCATAAACAAGAAAACTGGCAACAAGCCCAAATTCTACCAGAAGAAATG CTCTTACCTATGTGATGTTACTTTGAAATCTGAAGATGGGAAAGAGTTTCCTTGTCACAAAAGTGTCCTTTGTGCAAGACTAG AATACTTCAACAGCATGCTTGGAAACCATTGGATTGAg GCCACATCCTGCACAGCACTGGAGATGCCTACAAGCTCAGAGATTTTGCAAGTCATTCTCGAGTATATTTACACAGATGAGTCTCCCACAATTAAAG AGTCTCTGAATGTAGAGTTTGTCTGCAATGTGCTGGTTGTGGCCGACCAGCTGCTCATCACAAGACTGAAGGAGATGTGTGAGGTTGTCATCACAGAGAACT TGACCCTGAAGaatgctgcagagctgctggagTTTTCCACCATGTACAACGCAGAGCAGCTAAAACTTTCCTGCCTCCAGTTCATTGTGCTGAACATGTCCGCACTGTTGGAGTCAAA AGCTCTGGATATTCTAAGTGACGAAGTGCTTGTGGAGCTTTCTGCAGCCTACAGGAGGATG ATCCCAGCCATGCAGAAGAGAATTATCACTCCATACCCTGGTGCTCCAGATCTCAGTGTGTATGAGGATGAGGATTTGGACACTGCATTCAGTCCTAAACCAGAAACTGAACTGGATCACTCCTGCAG AGAAATCCTCCTAAAGAAGGCCAAGATGAAGGCTAAAAAGAAACCAAGACGACGCTCTGACAGCTCAGGAGGTTACACTTTGTCTGATATCATCCAAAGCCCCCCTGCTGcag TGGTCTCACCATTTCTGATGAAGTCAAGCAAGGTGAACTCGACAGAGTCCCTGCAGGAGCTGCTCACATCGGACTCGGAGGGCAGCAACATGGGGGTGGGCAGTCCCCGGGATATGCAGTCACCTGTGTTCCATGACAGAGCTGAG GATGAGAAGGTTTTTAGTCAGGGGCTAAAAACTCCACCCAGCACCCCAACCTCCCTGAGGAACGTCCTCCCAACTCTTCCCAACTCCACTCCACAATCCATCCCCAAGGTCCTTCCCTG CCCTGTTCGTCCACCCCCTGTCTTGGATCTGAGAACCATCATGGACATGGAAGCCAACTCCGTGCAGACCCTTGGAGCAACTCCTAAAAGCCCTGGAAG TGTCGGTGCCAGCATCAAGCACTCCCCTGTTCCCGCTAAGTTGTcccagaaacagagaaagatgtTGGCTATGGCTAACAAGGAGGCCAGTGGGGAGACCACTGCATCTAAATCAGCCGCTACAGTCACTCCATCCAAAAGCAGTGGGAAGGCCTG GGCAACAGCAGTCCAGTCCCCACCCTTCTCACACTCATTTCGGGCCCtgctggaagaggaggagagacgcCTAATCAAAGCGGAGCAAGTGGGAACGCAGAGGAGCCATGGTGCACAGGGACTGCCTGTCACTCCTTCAGCTGCCGCCCGCAGGGTCACGTTTAAAAGTGCTGAAGGCAGTGAGCTAGAGAGACCCACTGG GCCCTGGGTGCTGGGAGCAATGGGCAGCCCTCCCCGCTCCTCCCTGGTGACCTTCGCCTCCattgtggaggaggagaagcagcaggaagctgcGCTGATGCGCAGTCGAGAGAAGCCACTGGCGCTCATCCAG ATTGAAGAGCGGGCCATCCAAGACCTTCTGTTCCATTATAAGGCGCGTGACAACCCTGATGAGCTGATAGTGGTTGAGAGGTCTTCCAGAGGTCCTATGGCAGCCCCAACCTGGAACAAACACTGA
- the tpbgb gene encoding trophoblast glycoprotein b, whose amino-acid sequence MRLLSSRGEIRGRAHESGMMHLLFLLAVALSCHGCPDKCLCSSQTVKCQNQGLNAIPHSLPVNTKILFVTGNNISLISVDSFPDRLPQLTDLYLSGNQLESVDAEVFKNLPNLLRLDLSNNNIQAFSERAFPDENKLQVLNLSNSFHNHSHIDVVLNVLLNGQFPQLTALDLSNNDLVILPNNTFTSFSNLVNLSLQNSSIISILNGTLKVPPLRVLDLRDNSFTDLPPTTLAEFSLKPGLHIRLGGNPWRCDCINEDMLLWLKNSTQVLDTQNLTCEVPKALRRRPLLQVELPQLKCLDNIEGVLETSYVFLGLVLALIGVIFLLVLYLNRKGIKRWMYNIRDACRDHMEGYHYRYEINSDPRLANLSINSDV is encoded by the coding sequence ATGCGCCTGTTGAGCAGCCGTGGAGAAATCCGAGGGAGAGCACACGAGTCCGGTATGATGCATTTACTTTTCCTCCTCGCGGTCGCACTGTCCTGTCACGGCTGTCCGGACAAATGCTTGTGCTCTTCGCAAACTGTAAAATGCCAAAACCAGGGCTTGAACGCGATTCCACATTCTTTACCGGTCAACACCAAAATTCTGTTTGTCACAGGAAACAACATTTCCCTTATAAGCGTGGACTCTTTTCCAGACCGGCTGCCACAGCTAACAGATCTCTATCTCAGTGGGAACCAGTTGGAGTCTGTGGATGCAGAGGTATTTAAGAACTTGCCAAACCTCCTGAGGCTGGACTtgagcaacaacaacatccaGGCTTTCAGTGAACGAGCTTTCCCTGACGAGAACAAACTGCAGGTTTTGAACCTCAGTAACTCTTTCCACAATCATTCGCATATAGATGTAGTTCTGAATGTCCTGTTGAATGGACAGTTCCCCCAGCTGACAGCCTTGGACCTGTCCAACAATGATCTTGTGATTCTTCCAAACAACACATTCACAAGCTTCTCTAACCTTGTGAACCTCAGCCTGCAGAACAGCTCCATCATCTCCATTTTAAATGGTACACTGAAGGTGCCCCCTTTGCGTGTCCTCGACCTGAGGGACAACAGTTTTACGGACCTGCCTCCTACCACGCTTGCAGAGTTCAGCCTCAAACCGGGACTCCACATCCGGCTGGGGGGGAACCCCTGGCGCTGCGACTGTATCAATGAGGACATGCTGCTGTGGCTGAAAAACTCCACTCAGGTGCTTGACACGCAAAATCTGACGTGCGAAGTTCCCAAGGCCCTGAGACGCCGGCCGCTCCTGCAGGTGGAGCTGCCACAGCTGAAGTGTTTGGACAACATAGAGGGTGTGCTGGAGACTTCGTACGTTTTCCTGGGGCTGGTGCTGGCACTGATCGGTGTCATATTCCTGCTGGTGCTCTACCTGAACAGAAAAGGCATAAAGAGGTGGATGTACAACATCCGGGATGCTTGTAGGGACCACATGGAGGGGTACCATTACAGGTATGAGATAAACTCAGATCCACGTTTGGCCAACCTGAGCATCAACTCTGATGTGTAA